In Oryza brachyantha chromosome 2, ObraRS2, whole genome shotgun sequence, a single window of DNA contains:
- the LOC102710758 gene encoding uncharacterized protein LOC102710758, translating into MEGNLPPRALVHGSCGGGAFDLEASMQQQQPPPPPFHFAQDPHLHRGGMVPVRANPMLDLGNVVKASPSDEEDVDDGHHHGGSSGGGGKGGNQWHRVKWSSDMVKLLVSAVAYIDEDVDMDYGTSSSRRKHAMLKRKGKWKLVSMAMTERGFPVSPQQCEDKFNDLNKRYKRLTEILGRGTACQIVEHPELLERMRLSGKLKEEAKKHLISKHLHYEEMCSYHNRNRMCLLEDPALQKSLRLALRSGEEHTKKNPFGYDDEDFSDDDDEDDEFDDLEVSAEEHHHGIHGAKRLKHDQEETHFGSNLSEVAVIDMNKMLSEGSGGPTAEKSPSPFGMHNIRFEKRRLKIKAQMLKIEQKHFKWLRFCKEKDRELEKMRLENEKMKLENERLELELKLKAIEMGIKPKKMFSD; encoded by the coding sequence ATGGAGGGGAATTTGCCACCGAGAGCCCTTGTCCACggcagctgcggcggcggcgcgttcgATCTGGAGGCGtcgatgcagcagcagcagccgccgccgccgccgttccaCTTCGCCCAAGATCCGCACCTCCACCGGGGCGGCATGGTCCCTGTCCGCGCGAATCCGATGCTGGATTTGGGCAATGTCGTCAAGGCCTCGCCGAGCGACGAGGAGGATGTGGACGACGGGCACCACcatggcggcagcagcggcggtggcggcaaggGGGGCAACCAGTGGCACCGGGTGAAGTGGAGCAGCGACATGGTCAAGCTGCTGGTGTCCGCCGTGGCCTACATCGACGAGGACGTGGATATGGACTACGGCACGAGCAGCTCGAGGAGGAAGCATGCCATGCTGAAGAGGAAGGGGAAGTGGAAGCTGGTGTCCATGGCGATGACCGAGAGGGGGTTCCCGGTGTCGCCACAGCAGTGCGAGGACAAGTTCAATGACCTCAACAAGAGGTACAAGAGGCTGACTGAAATTCTTGGCCGGGGAACGGCATGCCAGATCGTCGAGCACCCGGAGCTTCTCGAGAGGATGCGGCTCTCTGGAAAGCTCAAAGAGGAGGCTAAGAAGCACCTGATCTCGAAGCATCTACACTATGAGGAGATGTGCTCGTACCATAACAGGAACCGTATGTGTCTGCTTGAAGATCCCGCCCTTCAGAAGTCATTGCGTCTGGCGCTTAGGAGCGGGGAGGAGCACACGAAGAAGAACCCGTTCGGGTATGATGATGAGGATTTTtctgatgacgacgacgaagatGACGAATTCGATGATCTGGAAGTCAGCGCTGAAGAACATCACCATGGAATTCATGGTGCCAAGAGGCTGAAGCATGATCAGGAGGAGACACATTTTGGGTCTAATTTGTCAGAAGTTGCTGTTATTGACATGAACAAAATGCTCTCAGAGGGATCTGGTGGTCCAACTGCCGAAAAGAGTCCCTCTCCCTTCGGTATGCATAATATTCGATTTGAGAAACGCCGCCTGAAGATAAAAGCTCAGATGCTAAAAATTGAGCAAAAGCATTTCAAGTGGCTGAGGTTCTGCAAGGAGAAGGACAGGGAATTGGAGAAGATGAGGCTGGAGAATGAAAAGATGAAACTGGAGAATGAACGGTTGGAATTGGAGCTGAAACTTAAAGCAATAGAGATGGGTATCAAACCAAAGAAGATGTTTAGTGATTGA
- the LOC102713990 gene encoding protein FAR1-RELATED SEQUENCE 7-like codes for MAVTLSDLIRSCSNDRRLSDAVDRLGPSGRSSFWGKLQLEEAFPNRPVMSSCCTTVDDREAGPSIPNLQAGTGDYTPWLGQEFASEHDAYEFYRYHAWKLGFSVRREYANKSRKTGEITSRKFVCSREGFKAPDKRTNHTRTPQPDTRTGCHANLVIRRKNDTSKYEVYAFEAQHNHTLFVPSCANPLQRKLSDVQSSEADNSASVTHASEPENRNSILAEKAINSIEGSQRSLQTRRQWETERGEASALLNYLQDQSRTDPLFYHAVQLDAEDKVTNVFWADAKMVIDFGQFGDVVSFDIVSRNNMSLRPFASFVGFNNYGETVLLGMALMYDDSLESFQWLFETFLHAMSGRAPQTVFSRQGSTVAKAISLVMPDTCHAICTWNLKQSAKGNLNHLTRGDCGFIREFKACINDYEEEVELFAAWEAMISKYNLHNNVWLKNVFEEKEKWARPYTKWIFSAGMKNTQLNERLHSDVRDYLKSDVDIISFLKHLKKVANDRRYRELEVEFSSRLKLPDFKIRAPILRQASEAYTGMIFQLFQEEYEEFQSAYIVSRDESGPDREYIVAILEKERQYKVHGNPCEQTVTCSCRKFETLGFLCSHALKVLDTMDIKYMPDRYLLKRWTKYGRCLTAPHVESRKVQADTTLEFSSRYEYLCPVYVRLVARASECEESYRVLDQCSVELGKKIEEILQKQTSIDASAPQSDVEDITISSSANGTDNELERALDYSSSTRLKRRKKKGHNTKSQRKGCIEKGLQKDKKVQLEQSPMQYTMLDAAQPGNVLFQGLDISNPFPMGQLNYGGVQQQPGSCPSFPTVSRGL; via the exons ATGGCAGTGACACTGAGTGATCTCATACGATCCTGCAGCAATGACAGGAG ACTCTCAGAcgctgtggaccgtttgggacCGTCTGGCAGAAGCAGTTTTTGGGGGAAGCTGCAGCTGGAAGAAGCTTTTCCAAACAGGCCCGTTATGTCGTCAT GTTGCACAACTGTTGACGACAGAGAAGCAGGTCCAAGCATTCCCAATCTTCAAGCAGGGACTGGGGATTATACACCATGGTTGGGTCAAGAGTTCGCCTCTGAACATGACGCATATGAATTCTATCGGTACCATGCATGGAAGTTGGGGTTCAGTGTCCGAAGAGAATATGCAAACAAAAGTAGGAAAACTGGTGAAATAACCTCTAGAAAGTTCGTATGTTCGAGGGAAGGATTCAAAGCCCCAGATAAACGAACCAACCATACGAGGACTCCACAGCCTGATACAAGAACAGGATGCCACGCTAATTTAGTCATCAGGCGCAAAAATGATACTTCAAAGTATGAGGTGTATGCTTTCGAGGCACAGCATAATCACACCTTGTTTGTTCCATCCTGTGCAAATCCACTGCAAAGAAAGTTAAGTGATGTTCAGTCTTCCGAGGCTGATAACTCTGCTAGTGTGACACATGCCAGCGAACCTGAAAACAGAAATTCCATTCTTGCTGAGAAAGCTATTAATTCCATAGAAGGCTCTCAACGCTCTCTGCAAACTAGGAGGCAGTGGGAAACTGAGCGTGGGGAAGCCAGTGCTCTGTTAAACTACCTCCAAGATCAATCTCGAACAGATCCTTTATTTTATCATGCTGTACAGCTGGATGCTGAAGATAAAGTTACAAACGTTTTCTGGGCAGATGCAAAGATGGTAATTGATTTTGGTCAATTTGGTGATGTTGTTTCCTTTGATATTGTCTCCAGAAACAACATGAGCCTCCGACCTTTTGCTTCTTTTGTTGGATTTAACAATTATGGGGAGACAGTTTTGCTTGGAATGGCACTTATGTATGATGATAGCCTTGAATCATTTCAGTGGCTGTTTGAGACCTTCTTGCATGCCATGTCTGGAAGAGCACCACAGACTGTCTTTTCACGCCAAGGCTCAACTGTAGCAAAGGCTATCTCACTGGTGATGCCTGACACATGCCATGCCATATGTACATGGAACTTGAAGCAGTCTGCAAAAGGTAACCTCAATCACCTCACTAGAGGGGATTGTGGTTTCATAAGGGAATTCAAGGCATGCATCAATGATtacgaggaggaggtggagcttTTTGCTGCTTGGGAAGCTATGATCAGTAAATATAACCTTCATAATAATGTGTGGTTGAAGAATGTatttgaagaaaaagagaagtgGGCTAGGCCATACACAAAGTGGATATTTTCAGCTGGGATGAAGAACACGCAATTAAATGAACGCCTACATTCTGATGTTCGGGATTATTTGAAATCTGATGTGGATATTATTTCTTTCTTAAAGCATCTTAAGAAAGTGGCCAATGATAGACGGTACAGAGAATTGGAGGTCGAATTTAGCTCGAGGCTTAAGTTACCGGACTTCAAGATTAGAGCTCCTATTCTGAGACAAGCTTCCGAGGCTTATACTGGTATGATATTTCAGCTCTTCCAAGAAGAATACGAAGAGTTTCAGTCAGCATACATTGTGAGTCGTGATGAAAGTGGTCCGGACCGTGAATATATTGTTGCGATTCTTGAGAAAGAAAGACAGTATAAAGTTCATGGAAACCCTTGTGAACAGACAGTTACATGCTCATGTAGGAAGTTTGAGACACTTGGTTTCTTGTGTAGTCATGCCTTGAAAGTTTTAGATACAATGGACATAAAGTATATGCCTGATAGGTACCTCCTGAAGCGATGGACCAAATATGGGAGGTGTTTGACTGCACCGCATGTTGAAAGTCGAAAGGTTCAGGCAGATACCACATTAGAATTTTCTAGCCGCTATGAATACTTGTGTCCAGTATATGTTAGGCTTGTTGCTCGAGCATCAGAATGCGAGGAATCATACAGAGTGTTAGATCAATGTTCAGTAGAACTGGGTAAGAAAATTGAAGAAATCCTGCAGAAACAAACAAGCATTGATGCGTCGGCTCCTCAGTCTGATGTTGAGGATATAACGATATCGTCATCTGCAAATGGTACTGACAATGAATTAGAAAGAGCACTGGATTATTCAAGTAGCACAAGACTGAAGAGACGAAAAAAGAAAGGCCATAATACCAAAAGTCAACGAAAAGGTTGTATCGAGAAAGGTTTACAAAAAGACAAGAAAGTGCAGCTAGAACAATCCCCAATGCAATATACCATGTTGGATGCTGCTCAACCTGGAAATGTTTTATTTCAG GGGCTTGACATTTCTAATCCATTTCCAATGGGGCAACTGAATTATGGAGGAGTGCAGCAACAACCAGGCTCATGCCCAAGCTTCCCTACTGTATCAAGA GGcttgtaa
- the LOC102714539 gene encoding predicted GPI-anchored protein 58, whose translation MALLRGVALLLLCLRLFVHPSLAIEVRGGEAEKVPLSAVIVPDPSPELREPTSPEPAPAPVSGAGGGDDDMRPRLPTERWRRGDERRSGGDSHRARAHAHAHAHAAAPAPSTTSLGPAARAPSSPASAPSPDSGAAQSGTAFIRSSPAVPVPRGVTDTATILPMPTPGEKQQEVAAAAASARPGVVLTVVGLTMMASFWA comes from the exons ATGGCATTGCTGCGGGGCGTtgcgttgctgctgctgtgtcTCCGGCTGTTCGTCCACCCGTCCCTGGCTATCGAG GTGCGCGGTGGGGAGGCGGAGAAGGTCCCGCTGTCGGCGGTCATCGTGCCCGACCCTTCCCCGGAGCTGCGGGAGCCCACCTCGCCGgagcccgcgccggcgccggtgtcgggggccggcggcggcgacgacgacatgcGGCCGAGGCTGCCGAcggagcggtggcggcgcggtgacgagcgccgcagcggcggcgacagccaccgcgcgcgcgcgcacgcccacgcccacgcccacgcGGCGGCACCAgcgccgtcgacgacctcgCTGGGCCCAGCAGCGCGTGCCCCATCGTCCCccgcgtcggcgccgtcgccggactcCGGTGCGGCACAGAGCGGCACGGCGTTCATCAGGAGCAGCCCCGCCGTGCCGGTCCCGCGCGGCGTCACCGACACGGCCACCATCCTCCCCATGCCCACGCCGGGTGAAAAGCAGCAG GAAGTAGCggcagctgctgcttctgctcgACCCGGTGTGGTGCTGACTGTGGTTGGGCTCACCATGATGGCGTCTTTCTGGGCTTGA
- the LOC102714267 gene encoding protein FAM9A-like encodes MGACATKPGELKAKGGEAPAPLVVDEASVAPSPPAAVKEEEDVKKVQEAPAAAVVETEPADAVRRRSLSDLLKEDAERDGPEAAASADADKNVHQESPPAAAAAADDDGGEAGAAEEHATDEAAPPADEETSPAAASEQPATGEEEETAAVAAAAEEKPDAGQEEGGGGNVEASAEAGAGSAEEEQPAAVEPAPTSEQRTTGEEEEEEEEEEEKETETRQEEEEEEEVEAAAKPSAGEETGGDAQAQAAEEEKRVDPGSLQVAAAPSAGEEESMAAADASAPAAET; translated from the exons ATGGGAGCGTGCGCGACGAAGCCCGGCGAGCTCAAGGCGAAGGGTGGcgaggcgccggcgccgctggtCGTCGACGAAGCCAGcgtggcgccgtcgccgccggccgctgtgaaggaggaggaggatgtgaAGAAGGTCCAGgaagctccggcggcggccgtcgtgGAGACCGAGCCGGCTGACGCCGTTCGCCGGAGGTCTCTCAGCGACCTGCTCAAGGAG GATGCAGAGCGCGATGGACCAGAGGCGGCTGCGTCTGCCGACGCAGACAAGAACGTGCACCAAGAGTcgccgcctgctgctgctgcggctgctgaTGATGATGGCGGTGAAGCTGGAGCAGCAGAGGAGCATGCCACGGATGAAGCCGCTCCGCCCGCGGATGAGGAGACCTCGCCTGCTGCGGCTTCCGAGCAACCCGCAaccggagaagaagaagagacggcggcggtagcagcagcagcagaagagaAACCAGACGCTGGTcaggaggaaggcggcggcggaaacGTGGAAGCTTCTGCTGAGGCTGGAGCAGGGTCTGCAGAGGAGGAGCAACCCGCGGCGGTCGAGCCAGCGCCGACGTCCGAGCAACGCACAaccggagaagaagaagaagaagaagaagaagaagaagaaaaagaaactgaaacacgccaagaagaggaagaggaagaggaagtaGAAGCAGCGGCGAAGCCAAGCGCTGGAGAAGaaaccggcggcgacgcgcagGCGCAGGCAGCCGAAGAGGAGAAGCGCGTGGATCCTGGCTCACTTCAGGTTGCCGCGGCACCATcagccggcgaggaggagagcatggccgccgccgatgctTCAGCTCCGGCGGCTGAAACCTGA